The Thermomonospora curvata DSM 43183 DNA segment TCCGTCCTGGGAGGGATGTCACGTCTCAGGCGTCCCGGCGGAACCCAGGATCGCCCCGGGGACCTCGGACGGGAAGGCCGGGGAGGGATGCACCGTCCCCGTCACCTCCCCCAGCGACAGCCGGCCGCCGCCGGCGGTGGGGGCGAAGGCGCGGATGGTGACGGTGTCCCCGTCCTCCAGGAAGGTGCGGCGGGTGCCGTCGGCCAGCTCGATCGGCTCGGTGCCGCCCCAGGTCAGCTCCAGCAGGCAGCCCCGCTGGTCGCGTTCGGGGCCGGACACCGTGCCGGAGGCGAACAGGTCACCGGTGCGCAGCGGAGCCCCGCCCACCGTGGCGTGCGCCAGCTGCTGGGGCGAGGTCCAGTACATCGACGCGAACGGCGGACGGGAGATCACCTGCCCGTTCAGCAGGATCTCCACGGTCACATCCAGCCCCCACGGCTCGTCGCAGCGCAGGTAGGGCAGCACCGGCGGGTCCTGGGTGGGCGGGGCGACGCGAGCGGCCTCCAGCGCGGCCACCGGCACCACCCAGGGAGAGATCGAGGTGGCGAACGACTTGCTCAAAAACGGCCCCAGCGGCTGGGACTCCCAGGCCTGGATGTCGCGGGCGCTCCAGTCGTTCACCAGGACGAACCCGAAGATGTGGTCCCGGAAGGCCGAGGTGGGCAGCGGGTGGCCGGGCGCGGACGGCATCCCGGCCACGAAACCGATCTCGGCCTCGAAGTCCAGCCGCCGCGAAGGACCATAGGAGGGCTCCTGCTCGGGCGTCTCCCGCCGCTGGCCCCAGGGCCGGTAGACCGGGGTGCCCGACACCTGCACCGTCCCGGCGCGGCCGTGGTAGCCGACCGGCAGGTGCCGCCAGTTGGGCGGCAGCGGGTCGGCGTGCGGCCGGAAGATCCGGCCGACGTTGGCCGCGTGGTGAATGGAGGAGTAGAAGTCCACATAGTCGGCCACGTCGAATGGCCGGGCCAGCTCGACCTGGTCGAGCGGGATCAGGTGGGGCTCCACCCGCTCCCGGTAGGTCTCGATGGTGAGCAGCTCGATGATCCGGGCGCGGTTGGCCTCCCAGGCGGCGCGGCCGGCGGCCATGAACCCGTTGAGCGACCCGGAGGCGAACCAGCGCCGGTCGTCCACCAGCCCTTCCGCGGCGAGCCCGGCCAGGTCCAGGACGTGGTTGCCGATGGCGACCCCCACCCGGGGAAGCTCTCCCGGCAGGGAGAACACCCCGTAGGGGAGGTTCTCGATGCCGAAACCGCTGCCGGCGGGGATCGAGACCCAGGGAACGTCGGTCATGCCACGGTATCTTCCCCCACCGGCCCGAATTTGATCAGCTCTGCGCGGGGCGTGTCGATGTCGCAGCAGCCGAAGGCGACAAACAGCCTCCGGACGGCACGCCCGTCCGCGCCCGCCGCCTCCGCCGCCAGCGCGGCCCTATCGGCCGAGGCCACCGCCTCGGCGACCGCGGTGGGATCGGACGGGTCACTGCGGGCCCGGCAGGCCGCCACCAGGAGGTTGAGGAACCCGTGACGGGCCGCCCCGGTCGCGGGATCCACCCGCCGGACGGTGTGATACTCCCCGGCCATGCACGTGAACGGCAGTCCCCGTTCGGCGCAGGCCGTCATGAACGCCGCCACCTGGGCCGGGGACGGCACGTATTCTCCGTCAGCCTCCCCGCCGCCCGGGACGTCATCGCCCCATGGGCCGCCGACGCGGAACTCGGCGGCCAGGCGGGCGCCGCTGCCGCGGGCGGCGGCCAGCCGGTCCAGCGCCTCCCGCCAGCCGGGGGTCTGCCTGATCCGCACGATCAGGCAGGGCAGGTCGGCGGGCAGCCGGGCGACCGCCACCGCCGCGGCCCGCGCCTGGTCGGCGCCGGGGGCCAGGCCGACCCGCACCGACCGCAACCGCACCCGCGGCTCCCTTCTGGCGGCCTCCAGTGCCGCCGGCAGGTCTTCCAGGGCGGTGTCGGCGACGAGCCCCAGATCGAGCAGGTCTTCGGGGATCAGCAGCCGGCGCAGCTCCGCTATCCGGGACGCCGGGCACAGGAACCGTCCCACCACCGGGTGCCCGGCCGCCTCGCGGTAGGCCGCAAGCGCCGGCTCCATCGGTTTGCGGGTGGGTGGGAACAACGCCGCATCGTCGACGATCCGCTCAAGCAGGGGCCTCACACCCCGGTGCCTACCCGCTCCGGGACCGCCCCCACGCACCGCCGTTCACGCCTCTTCCCGGAGGAGCCGTCGCGAGCGCGCGTCCGGTCACTCCCGCGGCGGGGTCGGCGAGCTGCGGAGGTTGCCGGACGGCGGGGACGGTTCGGCATCGCCGCCGTCGGGGTCCTCGGCCCGGTCGGCCGGTGCGGACCCGGCCTCCTCACCGGTCTCGGCGGCGGCGGCCGCCAGCTCCTCCGCCGAGGGCATGACGATGTCGGGACGGGTGGTCGGGGCGGGCTTGACCTCCGGCTTCGGCCGGTTCCCGGAGCCGACCAGCTCCACGTCCGTGGGCAGCAGAGCGGGGGCGGGCTGCTCGCCGGGCGGAGTCGGGTCGTCGTCCACGTCCACCTCCCCGCCCTGCTCGGGCAGCGGCGGCCGCCAGTCCGGCTCGTCGTCGAAGGGCGGCGGCGAGTACAGGGGCGGGACGTCTGCGGGGAACGACGCGGCGGGTTTGTCCAGGTTCAGCGGCGGGGCGGACTGCCGGGCCGGCTGGAAGGAGTCCGGCGCCGCATCGCCCTCGAAGTTCTGCGGAGTGTCCTGCGGCAGGGGGTGAGGGGCGGTGTGCTCCTCGTCCGCCCGCCGGTCGTCGTCGGCGCCGCCGAACAGCCAGGCCTCGTCGGAGCGGGCCGCCGCAAGCGCGAGCGGGGGAGCCGCCGCCTCCACCGGGGCGGTCTCCACCTCGGCGGTCTGCGTGGGAGCGGCCTCCACCGGCCCGGTGACCGGCTCGGCTGGCGGCGGGGCCGGGGCGGGCGGGGCCGTCCGGTGGATCTGCCGGAACATGGCCAGCCACAGCCAGACCACGACGATGAGCATCACGTAGGGGGCGACGGCCACTCCCGCTTTGAGCGCATCGTCCGGCAGCGGCTCATACCCCTTGACCGCTCGCTGCACGGCGGCCGCCGCCGCGCCCGCCACCACCGCCAGCAGCAGCGCCCACCGGATCCAGCGCGTCCACCAGCGGGCGTGCCGCGCCACCACCAGCGCCAGCACGGTGACCGTGATCAGCACGTCCACCAGCACCGGGTACAGCGGGGCCCAGCGCGGGGCGGCCCCGCCGGCCAGCGCCAGCACGCGCAGGTCGTCATAGGTGAGCACGAACGCCCCGCCGAGTGAGGCGATCACTCCCAGCCCGGCCAGCGCGGTCAGCACCCGTTGCGGTGTTCGTCCGCCGGGGGCGTTCGCTGGAGGGGACCCGGCTGCGCCGGAGGACGGAGCCGCGCTGCTGTGATCGGGGGCCATGGAACTCTTTTCAGGGTCTGTCGGGGTAACGGGCGGTCACTTTGGGCAATCATGACCTCTTCTAGAGAAGGTCATTCCTATCTTGCTGGTGATCGTCGCCCCTACCTCCACGACACGCGAACTCCGGGCGGCGAAGGCCGTCTGCGATCGCCCCGGCCCGGGGCCTGCGGCGGGAGAGCGGGCGGAGGGCACGAGATCTGCGAGCGCCGCACCGGGAACACAACCGTGGACAGGCGTAACGTGGGTCACACACCCCAAAAGGGCGTTCCTGGCCAGGAGGCGACGATGCCGTATTACCGGGTCGTGGGGGAGATCCCCCGCAAGCGTCACGTGCAGTTCCGCAGGCCGGACGGCGGCCTGTACGCAGAGGAACTGATGGGGGAGGAGGGCTTCTCCTCGCACTCCTCCCTGCTGTACCACCGGCACGCTCCCACGGCGATCCTCAAGAGCGAAGAGATGCCCGAGGGCGCCGGCGAGGGGCCGCTGGAGCCGAACCATCCGCTGCGTCCCCGCGCCTACCGCACCCAGGACCTGCCGGTCGGCGGCGATCTGCTGCTGGGGCGGCAGCTGCTGGCGGGCAACGAGGACGTGCGGATCTCCTTCGCCGCGGTGGACCCGGCGAGCGGGCCCGGCGAGCTGTACCGCAACTCGGTGGGCGACGAGGTGGTCTACGTGCAGACCGGCGCGGCCCGGCTGGAGTCCACCTACGGGGCGCTGGAGGTCACCTCCGGCGACTACGTGGTCATCCCCACCGGCACCATTCACCGCTGGGTCCCCACCGGCGAGGAGACCTTGCGCGCCCTGGTGATCGAGGCGCGCGGGCACGTGCGGCCGCCCCGGCGCTACCTGTCGCAGTACGGGCAGTTCCTGGAGCACGCCCCCTACAGCGAACGGGACCTGCGCGCCCCCACCGAACCGCTGCTGGCCGACGGCGAGGAGGTCCCGGTGATCGTGCGCACCCGCGCCGGGCTCAGCCGCCTGACCTACCTGCACCACCCGTTCGACGTGGTGGGCTGGGACGGCTACCTGTACCCGTACGCCTTCAACATCGCCGACTTCGAACCGGTGGTGAAGAGCATCCACGCGCCGCCGCCGGTGCACCAGACCTTCGAAGGGCCGAACTTTGTGATCTGCTCGTTCTGCCCGCGTCCCCTGGACTTCCACGAGCAGGCGGTGCCGATCCCTTACAACCACCACAACGTCGACTCCGACGAGCTGATGTTCTATGTGGGCGGCGACTACTCGGCCCGCCGCGGCACGGGCATCGGCATCGGCTCGATCTCCCTGCACCCGGCCGGCTTCACCCACGGTCCGGCGCCCGGCGCGGTGGAGGCGGTCATCGAGGCGATGCGGGCCGGGCACACCGCCACCAGCGAGACCGCCGTCATGGTCGACACCTTCCGCCCCCTGCTGCTGGGCCCGGCGGCGGCCCGCTGCGAGGACCCCGAGTACGCCTGGAGCTGGGCGCGGCTGTCGTGACCGGCTGAACCCCGCCGGGCGGCGGTCTCGGGCGGGCCGTGCCCGAACCGCCGCCCGGTGACTGCGGTCACCACAGATCGAAAAGGGCCTGGTGGGGGATTCGTTCCAGACGGGCGGGGTAGGCGTTTTCCCGTGGCGTCTGCGCAGTTTCCCCGGCCTGTGCTCGATCTGGCGGAATCGCGGCGGCTGGGCGAGCCGGTCCGGTCGTTCGACGCCCGCCCGGAGTTCCGGAGGGCGGTCATCTGGCTGGCGCTGCTGGCGCCGCCGGGCGTGCTGCTGGTGCTGTCGGCCCTGTTCTACCTGGTCGAAGGGCCGCGCTGGATGGGCGTGGGCGGGGCGCTGCTGGCGGCCGCCTACCTGAGCGGCCTGTGGTGGATCGTGCGCGACGGCGCGCTGCGCGGCCGCGGGCAGGCGGTCTTCGTGTTCGAAGACGGCCTGGTGCGCCTGGCGCCGCGCCGCACCTGCGTCCACCGCTTCGACGAGCTGCGCAGCGTGACCGCGACGGCGCGGCCGGGCCGGGACGGGCGCCCCCGCTGGAGCTTCACCGTCGTCGACGGCGACGGCGAGTTCGTCTTGAGCGAGGTGCTGCCGGGAGTGCGCGAGCTCGGCGAGGTGATCATGGCCGAGATCGCCCAGCGGGAACTGCCCCGGGCCCGGGCCGAGTTCCAGGCGGGACGCCCGGTGCGGTTCGGCCCGTTCACCGTGGACCGGACCGGCGTGAGCAAGAACGGCAAGACGGCGCCGTGGGAGGCGATCGGGCAGGCCGGGCTCGGCCACGGCATGGTGTACGTGCAGCGCCTGGACACCGGCACGCGGCTGACCGCCGAGACCGGGCTCGTCCCCAACGCCCTGGTGTTCGTGGAGCTGTGCCGGTGGGCCAAGACCGCCCCCAAGGCCCCGCAGGGACGGTGAAACGCGCCGGGAGCACCCGGCCATCCAATAACCTTGACTGCGTGAGCCTGCACCTGTACGACACCGGCACCCGTACCGTCCGCCCGTTCAAGCCCCTGCACGAGGGCCGGGTGGGGATGTACGTGTGCGGCGCGACCCCGCAGGCCGAACCGCACATCGGGCACTTGCGCTCGGGCGTGATCTACGACGTGCTGCTGCGCTGGCTGCGGCACAGCGGCTATGAGGTGACGTTCGTCCGCAACGTCACCGACGTGGACGACAAGATCATCGCAGCGGCGGCCGAACGCGGCGTGCCCTGGTTCGCGCTGGCCGAGGCCAACCAGCGGATCTTCACCCGCGGCTATGAGCTGCTGGGCTGCCTGCCGCCCACCGTCGAGCCGCGCGCCACCGGCCACGTGCCGGAGATGATCGTGCTGATCCGCCGGCTGCTGGAGGCCGGGCACGCCTACACCGCCGCCGGGGACGTCTACTTCGACGTCAACTCCTGGGCCGAGCACTACGGCGAGCTGTCCCACCAGCGGCTGGAGCACATGCGCCCGGCCGGCGACACCCCCAACGAGGACGCCAAACGCGACCCCCGCGACTTCGCGCTGTGGAAGGGCGCCAAGCCCGGCGAGCCGAGCTGGGAGACCCCCTGGGGGGAGGGCCGGCCCGGCTGGCACCTGGAGTGCTCGGTGATGTCCACCAAGTACCTGGGGCCGACCTTCGACATCCACGGCGGCGGAGTGGACCTGATCTTCCCGCACCACGAGAACGAGCGGGCCCAGTCCCAGGCGGCCGGTGACGGTTTCGCCCGCTACTGGCTGCACAACGGGCTGCTCACCGTGGACGGGGTGAAGATGAGCAAGTCGATCGGCAACGTGGTGCTGCTGACCGACCTGCTGGAGAAGGCCCGTCCGGTGGAGGTGCGCTACTACCTGGCCTCGGCGCACTACCGCTCGCTGATGGACTACACCGACGGCTCCCTGGCCGAGGCCGTCACCGCCTACCAGCGCATCGAGGGCTTCGTCACCCGCGCCGCCGAGCTGGTGGGGGCCGGGGAGCCGGCCGCCGAGCTGCCGGAGGCGTTCACCGCCGCGATGAACGACGACCTGGGCGTGCCGCAGGCCCTGGCGGTGCTGCACGAGACCGTCCGGGACGGCAACAGCGCCCTGGCCTCCGGGGACCGGGCCGAGGTG contains these protein-coding regions:
- the fahA gene encoding fumarylacetoacetase, translated to MTDVPWVSIPAGSGFGIENLPYGVFSLPGELPRVGVAIGNHVLDLAGLAAEGLVDDRRWFASGSLNGFMAAGRAAWEANRARIIELLTIETYRERVEPHLIPLDQVELARPFDVADYVDFYSSIHHAANVGRIFRPHADPLPPNWRHLPVGYHGRAGTVQVSGTPVYRPWGQRRETPEQEPSYGPSRRLDFEAEIGFVAGMPSAPGHPLPTSAFRDHIFGFVLVNDWSARDIQAWESQPLGPFLSKSFATSISPWVVPVAALEAARVAPPTQDPPVLPYLRCDEPWGLDVTVEILLNGQVISRPPFASMYWTSPQQLAHATVGGAPLRTGDLFASGTVSGPERDQRGCLLELTWGGTEPIELADGTRRTFLEDGDTVTIRAFAPTAGGGRLSLGEVTGTVHPSPAFPSEVPGAILGSAGTPET
- the cysS gene encoding cysteine--tRNA ligase, giving the protein MSLHLYDTGTRTVRPFKPLHEGRVGMYVCGATPQAEPHIGHLRSGVIYDVLLRWLRHSGYEVTFVRNVTDVDDKIIAAAAERGVPWFALAEANQRIFTRGYELLGCLPPTVEPRATGHVPEMIVLIRRLLEAGHAYTAAGDVYFDVNSWAEHYGELSHQRLEHMRPAGDTPNEDAKRDPRDFALWKGAKPGEPSWETPWGEGRPGWHLECSVMSTKYLGPTFDIHGGGVDLIFPHHENERAQSQAAGDGFARYWLHNGLLTVDGVKMSKSIGNVVLLTDLLEKARPVEVRYYLASAHYRSLMDYTDGSLAEAVTAYQRIEGFVTRAAELVGAGEPAAELPEAFTAAMNDDLGVPQALAVLHETVRDGNSALASGDRAEVARRLASVRGMMGVLGLDPLAEPWADDRGSDLRPVVDALVKVALEQRQAARARKDYAAADEIRDSLAAAGIVVEDTPHGPRWELKRD
- a CDS encoding homogentisate 1,2-dioxygenase, coding for MPYYRVVGEIPRKRHVQFRRPDGGLYAEELMGEEGFSSHSSLLYHRHAPTAILKSEEMPEGAGEGPLEPNHPLRPRAYRTQDLPVGGDLLLGRQLLAGNEDVRISFAAVDPASGPGELYRNSVGDEVVYVQTGAARLESTYGALEVTSGDYVVIPTGTIHRWVPTGEETLRALVIEARGHVRPPRRYLSQYGQFLEHAPYSERDLRAPTEPLLADGEEVPVIVRTRAGLSRLTYLHHPFDVVGWDGYLYPYAFNIADFEPVVKSIHAPPPVHQTFEGPNFVICSFCPRPLDFHEQAVPIPYNHHNVDSDELMFYVGGDYSARRGTGIGIGSISLHPAGFTHGPAPGAVEAVIEAMRAGHTATSETAVMVDTFRPLLLGPAAARCEDPEYAWSWARLS
- a CDS encoding DUF6585 family protein: MLDLAESRRLGEPVRSFDARPEFRRAVIWLALLAPPGVLLVLSALFYLVEGPRWMGVGGALLAAAYLSGLWWIVRDGALRGRGQAVFVFEDGLVRLAPRRTCVHRFDELRSVTATARPGRDGRPRWSFTVVDGDGEFVLSEVLPGVRELGEVIMAEIAQRELPRARAEFQAGRPVRFGPFTVDRTGVSKNGKTAPWEAIGQAGLGHGMVYVQRLDTGTRLTAETGLVPNALVFVELCRWAKTAPKAPQGR